Below is a window of Nicotiana tabacum cultivar K326 chromosome 19, ASM71507v2, whole genome shotgun sequence DNA.
acattattatgcacgtgtggcgagataaggcgggcatttactttattattgcacacgtggcgagacaaggtgggctgtgtcagggattgatttgtgatgacttgtgatagcctgggggcattcttgttgttgatatttgtgtagtggtgcacttacctgtgtgagttcTATCTTGTGGAACATTATGGGAaaacattctacgtgttgtccatttctttttctatacttactagctggcttgaactatgttaggacacttacACGAGCATatacgtagttaagcactcttatcggttaagaggttttcttgatattgttgagtatagatgcacacccttgtttatTTGCCTtttatgtgagaatggctctatttggcacgtgagtcgtcagtgcggttataaaTTGTAATGAGAGAAAAGGATGCTAAGTGTTAGGGTTCGGgaattgagacccgtgagttgtgaatatttTGAGGTTCGGTACATCGTGGAGGTTATTGCCTAAAACCCGGTGTGAAAGCGgtcattttattgagttgttatttgcCTTTCATTTATTTGTGATCACCGGATTGAGATCGTGTTTCCGTACAACTactgtgtcattattatggtataccgctgatagttgttgttttcctttcttacggAAATTACCGTATTATTTTCCATTTCGCTTAGtccttatgtagatatcatactctgttgtttctatacttatacttgttcaggttatttagtccagtaggtgtcttgactgtacctcgtcactactccattgaggttagtcttgatacttgtcgggtaccgccgtggtgtactcatactgcacttctgtatatttttgtgcagatccaggtattttcgaagtcagttgatcacTAGCTAGTTGTGCGAATTGTTGTTGTGGAGATTCAaagtaaacctgttgctgcgttcgcaggcttcggagtcaccttctgatttgtattcacattgtttactttatttcaaacagttttatttagaaaattataacaaactctgtagaacttatgacttgtactaccgattttgggaattttaaattttatagagatttccatttcaaaaattgttagatgttttttaattattgttgttatttagtaaatattaggtttacctagtccctaagattaggtgtcatcacgatacccaacagagggaaaattgggtcgtgacagttctcACCCATACTTCCCTATTCTGATGCTTTGAGCATATTATAAAGATGTTGAGTTGTTAGATTTGGGTCCTTTTCTAAGTTCCGATCCTAAGATGGCCCAGcaacattaaaaaaaaacatagatTGAATTGAATTATGAGATTGGGGATTCTGAGTTTCTTGTTGTACAGTTTCACCAATTATTTCTTCTTGATTAACATTACATACTCCTGGATATGGAATATAACTTTCACCATGGTGATACCAACGATAATAATTCGGTACAAAACCGTGTCTCCCAAGATGTACCATAATAGTAATTTCATCTAAGATATTTCTATTCCGACATTTATGATGATTACAAGGACATCTTAGCTTCTCAACATCCATGCATTGTGGATGACTTTTAGCAAATGCAACAAACTCCTCAACCCCGGCAATAAACCTAGTATTAATGAATCTATTTTCCAATCTAGCATACATCCACACTCACGATTAGAATTCATATTCTATACTCTGACAAgacaataataaaacatttgTTATAACTTACATGAtgataattaaaccataaaagcTTACATAAGACTGTAGACTCGAGCATAAAacttataaaataaatttagataAATATTTACACGTACAAGCAAAGAGAGTTAAGATCGATGTTGCAATCAAGGACAATAATTTTTAtttgctttgctatgtgaagtaCTACTAACAGTATAAAGTTTTAAGAAACTACTAAAGCTTCTTCAGTTACCCACAATTAAAGCCCTTATCTTTATGCTTTTGTAGATATTTGAATACTTGCAATAGAGTTCCTTCTTTGTATATATACAccaaaaattacaaataaaaatatGCCATATCTTAAAACCCAagcttaaaataaaataaaataaattatcttAGATAGGGTACTTATCAGTAAAGACTTAATTTATTCTTCTAATTTATTAGTTGAGAAACTAACACATATAGGTTTTTCACTTCATAATTTCTCTATTCAGACACTTTTGATGAATACCAACTAAGATTTTTctataaatttcaaatatttagAGTTGGGATagaataaaatcaaataaaataaataaataaataaataaatgcatGGTATGCAATAGATTTTTAGTTTACCTTAatttttgagctttaattgaagGATCCAATAGAAAGGacagagaaaaataaagaagggatgaTGCTATTCACTTCAACAAACTACTTTTTCGAGCAAAGTCTAACTGGTAATGGAGCAAACCAAAGCTGAAACatattgaaataaaaaattaGCCCAAAAATTTCTAGATTTATGAACAAAGAGAATGATAAAGAAGCAAACCTGAAAAGATTGAGAGAGTCGAATAGCTTATAGTGAAGCTTGTTGAGGATGGTGATGGACCAAGTATTAAAGAACCGGAAAAGGTCCAATAATATCCCTAAACTATGGTATATAGCTCACTTTTGTCCTCCGTTAGTAAACTGGGCCAGAAATATCCTCTCCATTAGTAAAATGGGCCACTAATGCTTTCAACCTAACGGCCCTCAGCCTTCATATCAGCATTTTATAGCTTATATGGCATCCACATAAGCTattctctcttcttattttccctCTTCTTATACCGATATTCACCCATTCCCAAAACCCTTATTGTCATTATTcccaaattttaaaaatttccatttttccttcaaaattttTGCTCAAATTTCTGCTCAATGTCTGATTTATCTGTGAATGCGCATGAAATTCAATATGCAAGAAGGTGTCATTGTGGATTGATTGCGCTATATTTGACAGCTTGGTCAGACGCCAATGCTGGGAGAAGGTTCTACAAATGTCCAAGATCCAAGGTTAGTTTtgaatttattttgattttggtCGATTTATGTGATTCATCTTCTTTTGTCGAGTTAGGTCGTTCTTGATTTTTATTGTTTATGTACAAAAATTGTTGCCAAAACTGCTGTAAATTCTGATATGATGTAGGTTAGTTCTTGCGGGTATTTTGAATGGATTGACGAAGAGCTCCCTCGTCAAGCGGTGATGGTGATCAAAGATTTAAAAACTAAACTTGATGCTGCTAAGGTTGAGAGGAACAATTTGAGGAATAAAGTTTACCTCATGGAACAAGCTACAATGGTTCAAAGGGGCTCTAAGGACTTGTTTGATGAAATGGAAGATGTTATAACGGTTGAAAGGCATACTTTGAAGATGAAACTTGACGAAATGGAGCAATTTCAAGTTGTGGAAGCTGAAAAGGCTAGTAATTTAGAGGTCAaagtgaagaagatgagaaaTATCATTTTGGTTTCATGGGCTTTATTATTTGCTTTGGTTGTCGTAAGGATGATGAAGTGAATGTATGTTGTTTAAATATGTTGGTGTAGTATTTTGGTTTAGTTATAGGGATGATGAAGCTAATGTATGTTGGTTTAGTATGTTGTAGTATGTTGGTTTAGTATGTTGTAGTATTTTGGTTAAATCATTCCTCGTGTTTCATAATGAAGATTATGCTGTTTTAAAACAACAGCACTGCTATGCAACGACCACTGTTGTGCAAACAAAGTTCTTTTCTGTTAGTCATTAGTCGATTTATTTACCTGCAGGCTATCCATTTAGAAAGGCACAAGGTGTGTGTTGCATTAAATCCCAGCAAATGCATGTGCAGTATTATATTTTATGAGTATACTTAAATAAGGGAATCAATTCCAGTGGATATCTATTTTGTCTCATTATAAATACATAAATATCTCAATAAAGTGAACTGATTGATTAACTTGTCCAGCAAAAACTTGTATAATATATGTTTTATCCGATTAGTTTGTGCTTAATTAAGTAGGTCAAAGCATTCACAATATATTTTCACATACTAAAATAGAGAGTATTCACAATCTGCTGTGCAAAATATCACCAAACACCACTGATGTCTAAACATGTATACTGCTGCTAGAGTACCAGACCCACATACAAAATAGCATTGTTGTACAAACTAAACCAAACAAGACCGCTGCAACAATACAACTACTATCAAAACAGCACCGATGTGCAAACTAAACCAAACAGGACCGCTGCAACAATACAACTACTATCAAAACAGCAATGCTGTGCAAAATATTACCAAACACCTAAATATCAAAACAATTGCACTGCTGTGCAAAATATCACCAAACAACTGCTACAAAACATGTTTACTGCTGCTACAGAACAACTACTAAACCAAATATCACTGCTGTAATATTAGTTTTACAGTACAAAccaaaacatcaaaacaaaaggGTTCTGTGAGTTCCCAGATTTGCAACTACATACAATAACCAAGATTCCTAGATGTGTGAGTTCTCATTGAGTTTCCTGCACTTTAACTTCCCAACTTTCTTTTGTCTTGCCACTTCCAATTGATTTCCAGTCGTAGCTTCTTTGCCTTTCCAAGTGAGCTTAGTAGGTAAGTAAGGAAGATCCGTGGGATAACTGACACCAGTATGATCTCCTCTGAAAGAGATGACTCTTGTCCCTGTTGAGGTCAATTGTTGCTGCCTCATCAGTAGTCGTGTTTGATcttcaaaaataattttaggcattAAAACATGGTCACTTTAATGCTCACTACCATCACCAAAGGGTTCTGTTTGGTGTCTTGGTACTCTTGGTGTAGGCATGAACACAAATTCACTTTCATCTTCACCTTCTTGTGTTGGTTGAGGGGCTGAACAACTAACATCCTCAATATTTCCTTCAGCACCAACCTATTAAATAGAAAAACTTTCTATTAAATAACTGCAATTATATAAGAAGAAAGATAAGTTAAGAAGCAAGTACCTTGCATGTCCTTGAATTGTGATCCAGTTCACCACAAATGTTGCATGTCATTTTAGTTCCCCTTCTTGATGCAGCCCAATCTCCTTGTCTCTTGTTCGCCTCATCCTTCTCCCTATTTCTTTTGACTTTTGGCCTTCCAACAGTTTTGGCAAGTGGAGGAGGATCCATAGCATGTTCTGGTAATACTTTCCAGAACTTTTCACCTCTAACAAGCATCAACTTGGCCATATATGTCATCGGGTAAGCTTTATTGCTGTGCCACCAACTAATTTCAGTCATTAGATCCTCTCTCTTGTATTTTAGTGCCCTTATGGCATGAGGGCATGGGATGCCAGTCAACTGCCAGGATCTACAAGTATATTTTTTCTCCACTAGGTTTACTCTATGTCTATCATCACCCTCAGAAACCTCATAGCCAGTTTCACCATTAAAATGAACAGTACACAAGTTGGCTACCTTCAAATAAGCAGCATACAACTTCATGCAGTTAGGACTAAACTCACCTCCCCATGTTCTAGCTTCTTCTTCCTTCTCTCTCAACCTGTTCATGACCTTGATTCTaatatcctcaagcatctttaaGATAGGCTTGCCTCTTGCTTCTAAGATCCAAGAGTTGAAGGACTCTGTAAAATTATTGTCCACCATCTGATTTTTACACAATGTATCAAAGTAAGACCTACACCAATTCTGTAGTGGATACCTAAGCAACTCTTTGGCAGCATCAACAGACAATTCACTAAGATTCTTTAGTTGATCTTTAAAGTCCTCCTCATAAGTGCTCCAAGCAGACCACCATAGGTATTGTTTCATCTCTACTAAAATTTTGATCCTCTTACTCCAGTTGGCTTCAATATGCCTCAAACAAAACCTATGATTTGAGAGAGGGAGGATAGTTCTCACTGCTTTCAACAGACCTTGCACATGTAAATTTAAACAGAATTAACAATATAATAACTTAAAAATAACTGGAATAGTCAGTTAAGCAAAAGCATAAGTTGTACCTTTTGTATATCAGACATAAAGGTAATACTAGTTCCACCTTTCGGATTCAATGAGTGTTTTAGCAGCTCCAGAAACCATATCCATGTCAAGGTATTTTTCTTGTCAACTACAGTATAGGCCAAGGGATAGAAATGATTCTGACAATCTTGTGCAACAGCCACCAATAATTGCCCCTTGCAATGACCCTTTAAGAAAATCCCATCTAGTCCAATGAATGGTCTCAACCCTTGTCTGAACCCCAACTTCATTGCATTGAAGCATATGTACATTCTAAGAAATCTTCTTTTACCTTCAGCCATAACATCTTTTGATAAATTGATAACCACATCACTACAAGGATTGTTCTCCCTAATCTCATTTGCATATGCTTCTAATCTGTTATAGTCATCTAAAAAGCTTCCTTGCAATTGCTGAAGTGTCATTCTCTTAGCCCTTTTCAATGTGGAGTTATGTACATTCAAtgaaaattaatttttcaaatctAGTTTCATATCTTTTATCTTGTACTTGGAGTTATTCTGCACCTTAGCTCTAGGATTCTCAAATGCATCTTCACAGTTGTGccttattttgaatatttttatcTTAAAGCCAGAACCCTTCTTATCTTCAGAGATGAGACATACAAAAGGGTAGCCTACTACACATATATACCTTAcacatattttatcattttttctaaGCTTCAAAGGTTTGGAATTTGCAATAGCATAGAAGTTCATGATTTTTTTGGCCTCTTCCAAGTCCTTAAATGTCATAGACTTATCAAAGTCTTTGTAGTGACTAAGCTTATCATTAACTTCTTTACCCTTTTGCATCCTAAGTAACTCTAATTCTTCAAAATCATATTCACTAGCATCCGAACCATAATCTGAACTTTTATCACTATCATATTCACATTCAGTACCTAATTCACACTGATATTGACTTGAAATTGGCTCTTCGTAGTCCCCCATATTGAAATATCTATAATATAGACACAGAAGAAAATATAGAGGGACCACCTGAATAATTTAACAACTTTGACAATAAAATATTGAACATACAATAAATTATTACATATAAAATAGTGGAAAGAATAACGCACACACTTTAAGAGATAAAACACATGTTTTGTCGGTTTCAAACCACAGTGAAAAGCAAAAAAATactgaatttaagaagaaatgcACATGGTTTTGTCGATTTCAACAACCCAACCCTACAACACTATGATAAAATATGTGAAAATGACACTTGCAGCCAAAGACGATGTACACCTAGGGCACAAATTGACACCACATAAGGAAATAACAAAGATAACAAACAAAAAGAGTACCAGACCCACATGCAAACACTATACACTAGAAGACAGGATCAGAAATACTAGAACATGACAAAACCCTAgataattacaaaaaataattgaataatcCCTTTGTTCGAGACATAGACCCAATAAATAGAAGGAAAATTACCTGAATATCTTTAGATAATCTTCAGTTTGTGTTGTTAAACCTTGCTCGATCGTATCATCTCCTCAACTCTCAAATCGCCATGGAAGAACGGACATGGAAGAACCTGTGATTTTTGTTTGAAAATGGGGTTTGGACCTTGTGGTTACTGACTTCGCGTTTTTAGGTCCGCTTATTTGGTTATCGGAGCGGGTTTATGCGGCTCCGCTTATCTGGATGCCATGTAAGCTTATGTGGATGCCATGTAAGCTATAAAATGCTGATATGAAGGCTTGTGTGGAGGGTCGTTATGTTGAAGGCATTAGTGGCCCATTTTGCTAACGGGAGGGATATTTCTGGCCCAGTTTACTAACGAAGGACAAAAGTGAGCTATATACCATAGTTTAGGGATATTATTGGACCTTTTCCGTTAAAGAACCGATGGTTGAAGGTGAAGGGGAAAAGAGACCTCTATGAGAATTTGGGGAAAAACAAAGTAAGGGTTTTGGACTAATATATGATGTAAGGGGGGAAATACGGGTGGGAAAATCAAAAAATAGTCCAAAATTTTCTAAAACTAATGTCAGACACATGGGTCAAAACTATTACCTATTTTTaagcttttttttaattttgtgatGGAGTTAGATGTATGTCACAAATTTG
It encodes the following:
- the LOC107779960 gene encoding uncharacterized protein LOC107779960; its protein translation is MTLQQLQGSFLDDYNRLEAYANEIRENNPCSDVVINLSKDVMAEGKRRFLRMYICFNAMKLGFRQGLRPFIGLDGIFLKGHCKGQLLVAVAQDCQNHFYPLAYTVVDKKNTLTWIWFLELLKHSLNPKGGTSLLKAVRTILPLSNHRFCLRHIEANWSKRIKILVEMKQYLWWSAWSTYEEDFKDQLKNLSELSVDAAKELLRYPLQNWCRSYFDTLCKNQMVDNNFTESFNSWILEARGKPILKMLEDIRIKVMNRLREKEEEARTWGGEFSPNCMKLYAAYLKVANLCTVHFNGETGYEVSEGDDRHRVNLVEKKYTCRSWQLTGIPCPHAIRALKYKREDLMTEISWWHSNKAYPMTYMAKLMLVRGEKFWKVLPEHAMDPPPLAKTVGRPKVKRNREKDEANKRQGDWAASRRGTKMTCNICGELDHNSRTCKVGAEGNIEDVSCSAPQPTQEGEDESEFVFMPTPRVPRHQTEPFGDGSEH